The following coding sequences lie in one Bacteroidota bacterium genomic window:
- the rodA gene encoding rod shape-determining protein RodA, which yields MREEKNIFRNIDWITVGISLALMLIGWISIYAAVYDEAHHSIFDLSQRYGKQLLWIAMALVLALFVLLADPRFFNAFALIIYLATIAMLILVLLFGTTISGSKSWFQIGDFRLQPAEFAKFSTALALASLLGRIDASLDQMRTRVLSLTIIFLPSLLILLQYDTGSAIVFGAFMIVLYREGFPGWPLLLALVAGVLFLITLYTSQTAVLLGLVALFIISLFFVRRDVQNILTLLGMLAAGVLFVLSVEFVFHNVLEPHQRTRINVLIGLEEDLRGAGYNVHQSKIAIGSGGFFGKGFLQGTQTKFNFVPEQSTDFIFCTVGEEWGFLGSLVLIGLYLALFVRLIDLAERQRSVFARVYGYAVLSVMFFHFMVNIGMTIGLMPVIGIPLPFVSYGGSSLWAFTLMLFVFIRLDANRLNLL from the coding sequence ATGCGCGAGGAAAAAAATATATTCCGCAATATCGACTGGATAACCGTGGGCATCAGCCTGGCTCTGATGCTTATCGGCTGGATCAGCATCTATGCGGCAGTTTACGACGAAGCCCACCACAGCATCTTTGATTTGTCGCAACGCTACGGAAAACAATTGCTATGGATAGCTATGGCGCTTGTGCTTGCCCTGTTTGTGCTTCTGGCCGACCCCAGATTTTTCAATGCCTTTGCTTTGATTATTTATCTGGCCACCATAGCCATGCTTATTTTGGTGCTGCTTTTCGGCACTACCATCAGTGGCAGCAAAAGCTGGTTTCAAATTGGCGATTTCAGGCTGCAGCCCGCCGAATTTGCCAAATTCAGCACAGCACTTGCCCTGGCTTCTTTACTTGGCCGCATCGATGCCAGCCTCGACCAGATGCGTACCCGTGTGTTGTCGCTGACCATTATCTTCCTTCCGTCCCTGCTCATCCTGTTGCAATACGATACCGGCTCGGCCATTGTGTTCGGTGCTTTTATGATTGTGCTATACCGGGAGGGCTTTCCCGGCTGGCCCTTGCTCCTTGCCCTGGTGGCAGGGGTGCTGTTTCTGATCACACTTTATACCTCGCAAACAGCTGTGCTTCTGGGGCTTGTGGCACTTTTTATAATCTCACTCTTCTTCGTGCGGCGCGATGTTCAGAATATCCTCACCCTGCTTGGCATGCTTGCGGCAGGTGTCTTGTTTGTCCTGAGCGTTGAGTTTGTGTTTCATAATGTGCTCGAACCCCATCAGCGCACCCGCATCAACGTACTTATCGGCCTGGAAGAAGACCTGAGAGGCGCTGGGTACAACGTGCATCAGTCGAAAATAGCCATTGGATCAGGCGGATTTTTTGGTAAGGGCTTCCTTCAGGGCACCCAGACAAAGTTCAACTTCGTCCCTGAGCAAAGCACCGATTTCATTTTCTGCACTGTGGGTGAAGAATGGGGGTTTCTGGGGTCGCTTGTGCTCATCGGACTATATCTTGCCCTTTTTGTGCGCCTTATTGATCTGGCTGAACGACAACGATCGGTATTTGCCAGAGTTTATGGCTATGCTGTATTGTCGGTCATGTTTTTCCATTTTATGGTCAATATTGGCATGACCATCGGACTTATGCCTGTGATCGGAATCCCGCTTCCGTTTGTAAGTTATGGCGGATCAAGTCTTTGGGCCTTCACACTGATGCTTTTTGTCTTTATCCGCCTCGACGCCAACCGCCTCAACCTTTTGTAA
- the mrdA gene encoding penicillin-binding protein 2 gives MRSRQLAFRRYHILLGILVVVVIYLLRLFWLQVIDQSYKFSSQNNVLRFVTLYPPRGTMLDRNGELLVYNETAYDLMIVPRQARIPDTLEFARLLKIDVQQLRTRIEKARNYSRVKPSVLVEQISKEDYGYISEKLYQYPGFYFQTRTLRKYPMAIGAHILGDVGEVSPAEMERNPYYKMGDYIGKSGLERSYEQYLRGRKGIRVVMVDVHNREKGSYKEGRFDTLPENGQTLHLGLDLRLQAYGEQLMANKTGSVVAIDPRTGEILALVSSPGYDPNLLVGRQRGANFNQLLNDPRKPLINRAISGTYPPGSTFKMINALVALQAGAINEHTQFSCQGKSSQPIRCTHAHVTPLAVKEAIEHSCNPFFWNTFRSTLYASRFKNHKEAYQYWYDKMMAFGLGHKFDTDIPFELPGNIPSRNFFDRVYRGNWNAMTVRSLSIGQGEILLTPLQIANLAAIIGNEGWYYPPHLVRRIGNGTDSLPASFTTKIHTGVDRKYFQIVKEAMLNVFEGGGGTARRYKIADFQAAGKTGTVQNPHGKDHSLFMAFAPFDNPTIAIAVVVENAGFGATWAAPIASLMMEQFLTGEVKRKDLEQRMLEAVLN, from the coding sequence ATGAGGAGCAGGCAGCTTGCTTTCCGCAGGTATCATATTCTGTTGGGCATTTTGGTGGTAGTGGTTATCTACCTTCTCAGGCTGTTTTGGCTGCAGGTTATTGACCAGTCCTACAAGTTTTCCTCACAGAACAATGTTTTACGTTTTGTGACCTTGTATCCGCCGCGCGGTACCATGCTCGACCGGAATGGCGAGCTGTTGGTTTACAACGAAACAGCCTACGATCTGATGATCGTTCCACGTCAGGCACGCATTCCCGACACCCTCGAGTTTGCACGGCTGCTGAAAATTGATGTGCAACAGCTCCGGACACGCATCGAAAAAGCAAGGAATTATTCGAGGGTAAAACCTTCGGTGCTTGTGGAGCAGATTTCGAAAGAGGATTATGGTTATATTTCTGAAAAGCTTTATCAATATCCCGGCTTTTATTTTCAGACGCGTACGTTGCGCAAATATCCCATGGCCATTGGTGCGCATATTCTGGGCGATGTGGGCGAGGTAAGTCCGGCCGAGATGGAGCGCAATCCATATTACAAGATGGGCGACTACATTGGCAAATCAGGCCTGGAGCGCTCCTACGAACAATATCTCCGTGGCCGCAAAGGAATCCGGGTGGTGATGGTTGATGTGCACAACCGCGAAAAAGGAAGCTACAAGGAAGGTCGTTTTGATACCCTGCCCGAAAACGGGCAAACCCTGCACCTTGGCCTCGACCTGCGTTTGCAGGCTTATGGCGAACAACTGATGGCCAACAAAACCGGCAGTGTGGTGGCCATTGACCCCCGCACCGGCGAAATCCTGGCATTGGTGAGCAGTCCGGGATACGACCCCAATCTGTTGGTGGGCAGGCAGCGCGGCGCAAACTTCAACCAATTGCTCAACGATCCCCGCAAGCCATTGATTAACAGAGCCATAAGCGGTACCTATCCGCCTGGTTCCACTTTTAAAATGATCAATGCTTTGGTGGCGCTTCAGGCAGGTGCCATCAACGAGCACACACAGTTTTCCTGTCAGGGCAAAAGCAGCCAGCCCATCCGGTGCACCCACGCTCACGTTACACCGCTCGCTGTGAAAGAAGCCATCGAACATTCGTGCAATCCCTTTTTCTGGAATACGTTTCGCAGCACATTGTATGCTTCCCGCTTTAAAAATCACAAAGAAGCCTACCAGTATTGGTACGACAAGATGATGGCTTTTGGTCTTGGCCATAAGTTTGATACCGATATTCCGTTTGAGCTGCCGGGCAACATTCCGTCGCGAAACTTTTTCGACAGGGTGTACAGGGGCAACTGGAATGCCATGACTGTGCGCTCTCTGAGCATCGGCCAGGGCGAAATCCTGCTTACCCCGCTTCAGATTGCCAACCTGGCAGCCATCATCGGCAACGAGGGATGGTACTATCCTCCCCATCTGGTGCGCCGGATCGGGAACGGAACGGACAGCCTGCCTGCAAGTTTTACCACAAAAATCCATACCGGGGTTGACAGAAAATATTTTCAGATCGTCAAGGAAGCCATGCTCAATGTGTTCGAAGGAGGGGGTGGAACGGCACGGCGGTACAAAATTGCTGATTTTCAGGCAGCTGGTAAAACCGGTACGGTGCAGAATCCACACGGCAAAGACCACTCGCTTTTTATGGCCTTTGCACCTTTCGATAATCCCACCATTGCCATTGCTGTGGTTGTCGAAAATGCCGGTTTTGGTGCCACCTGGGCTGCTCCCATTGCCAGCCTGATGATGGAACAGTTTCTCACAGGGGAAGTAAAACGCAAAGACCTTGAGCAGCGTATGCTCGAAGCCGTACTCAACTGA
- a CDS encoding toxin-antitoxin system YwqK family antitoxin has product MRKITNNHSQSWRWYHPVLITFIMLFHSVMQLPAQELVRGADGFYLNGQLYTGEYITRHANGQTESVRNFVMGLEDGVSRYYNEAGMLIELRAWSNGKKHGTWVTFNADGKKTGEANYANDLKHGKWFIWDDNGTLRYEMNYLNGNKTGSWYMWDEQGRLVEEKQYL; this is encoded by the coding sequence ATGAGGAAGATCACGAATAATCACAGTCAATCCTGGCGATGGTACCATCCGGTGCTGATAACCTTCATCATGCTGTTTCATTCGGTGATGCAGTTGCCGGCACAGGAACTTGTCAGGGGTGCTGATGGGTTTTATCTTAACGGTCAACTCTATACGGGTGAATACATTACCAGGCATGCCAACGGACAAACCGAGTCGGTGCGCAATTTCGTCATGGGTCTGGAGGACGGGGTTTCGCGGTATTACAACGAAGCCGGCATGCTTATCGAACTCAGGGCCTGGAGCAATGGAAAAAAACACGGCACCTGGGTTACTTTTAACGCCGACGGTAAAAAAACCGGCGAAGCCAATTATGCCAACGACCTGAAGCATGGCAAGTGGTTCATCTGGGACGATAACGGAACCCTTCGCTATGAGATGAATTACCTGAATGGCAATAAAACCGGCAGCTGGTACATGTGGGACGAGCAGGGCAGGCTCGTCGAGGAGAAACAATACCTGTGA
- a CDS encoding carboxypeptidase-like regulatory domain-containing protein codes for MKSVLITIVALMFSFGGKLLADAPSHPLAPAKTVTLSGIVTDSRSGEALAGAQVEVEGTTMKTFTDFEGRFSLSVDANDALNLKVKYISYEEVQLKNLKPAAAKDVLQVKLQAK; via the coding sequence ATGAAAAGTGTACTCATTACAATAGTCGCCCTGATGTTCAGTTTTGGAGGAAAACTTCTTGCTGATGCACCTTCTCATCCGCTTGCTCCGGCCAAAACAGTTACGCTGAGCGGCATTGTGACCGATAGCCGCTCGGGCGAGGCCCTGGCTGGTGCACAAGTAGAGGTGGAAGGCACAACCATGAAAACCTTCACCGATTTCGAAGGCAGGTTCAGCCTTTCCGTTGATGCAAACGATGCACTCAACCTCAAGGTCAAATACATATCCTACGAAGAGGTGCAGTTGAAAAACCTTAAACCTGCGGCAGCAAAGGATGTGTTGCAAGTGAAGCTCCAGGCCAAATAA
- a CDS encoding methylcrotonoyl-CoA carboxylase, whose translation MATYYERMRRVAAGSSQSAVARHKERGKLLVRERINMLIDPGTPFLELSPLAAFGLYKDEFPSAGIVTGIGLIQGREAMIIANDATAKGGTYMQYTIKKHLRAQEIAMENNLPCVYIVDSGGAFLPEQDTVFPDRDHFGRFFYNQARMSAMGIPQIAIVMGSCTAGGAYVPAMSDETIIVRNQGTIFLGGPPLVKAATGEEVTAEELGGAEVHTSISGVADHLAENEPHALAICRHIFETLEKPRKQTIDIISPEDPLYDPEELYGIAPIDLRRVVDPREIIMRMVDGSRFQEFKAKYATTVVTGFAYIMGMPVGIVANFGVLFSESALKVTHFIELCSMRNIPLVFLQNITGFMVGREFERGGIAKDGAKMVHAVSNTNVPKFTVIFGGSFGAGNYGMAGRAFGPRLLFMWPNAKISVMGGEQAANVLVTVKKDQYREKGLQMPPEEEEQMRRTILEKYEREGSAYYSTARLWDDGIIDPVQTRQVLAMGIATSLNKPFDPPQFGVFRM comes from the coding sequence ATGGCCACCTATTACGAGCGAATGCGTCGTGTGGCTGCCGGCAGCAGTCAGTCTGCCGTGGCCCGTCATAAAGAGCGCGGAAAACTGCTGGTTCGCGAGCGCATCAACATGCTGATCGACCCGGGCACTCCCTTTCTGGAGCTATCGCCACTGGCGGCCTTCGGCCTGTATAAGGACGAATTTCCGTCGGCAGGCATTGTCACCGGCATAGGGTTGATTCAGGGGCGCGAAGCCATGATAATTGCCAACGATGCCACCGCCAAAGGGGGCACCTACATGCAGTACACCATCAAAAAGCACCTTCGTGCCCAGGAAATTGCGATGGAGAACAACCTGCCGTGCGTTTACATAGTCGATTCAGGCGGGGCTTTTCTGCCTGAGCAGGACACGGTTTTCCCCGACCGTGACCACTTTGGCAGGTTTTTTTACAATCAGGCACGCATGTCGGCCATGGGCATACCTCAAATAGCCATCGTGATGGGCTCGTGCACTGCCGGGGGCGCCTATGTGCCGGCCATGAGCGACGAAACCATTATCGTACGCAACCAGGGCACCATTTTTTTGGGTGGCCCGCCCCTGGTCAAGGCGGCCACCGGAGAGGAAGTGACCGCCGAAGAGCTTGGCGGAGCCGAAGTACACACCTCGATATCAGGTGTGGCCGACCATCTGGCCGAAAACGAACCACATGCCCTTGCCATTTGCCGGCATATTTTCGAGACCCTCGAAAAACCCCGGAAACAGACCATCGACATCATCAGCCCCGAAGACCCTCTATACGATCCCGAAGAGCTCTATGGCATTGCTCCCATCGATTTGCGAAGGGTGGTCGATCCGCGCGAAATCATCATGCGCATGGTGGATGGCAGTCGTTTTCAGGAGTTTAAGGCCAAATATGCCACCACAGTGGTCACCGGATTTGCCTACATCATGGGCATGCCTGTGGGCATTGTGGCCAATTTTGGGGTGCTCTTCAGCGAATCGGCGCTGAAAGTCACACACTTTATCGAGCTTTGTTCGATGCGCAACATTCCGCTGGTTTTTTTACAAAACATCACCGGCTTTATGGTTGGCCGTGAATTCGAACGCGGGGGCATAGCCAAAGACGGAGCCAAAATGGTGCACGCCGTGTCGAATACCAATGTGCCTAAGTTTACTGTGATCTTTGGCGGAAGTTTCGGAGCTGGAAACTACGGCATGGCAGGCCGGGCATTCGGACCGAGGCTGCTGTTTATGTGGCCAAATGCCAAAATTTCAGTTATGGGAGGCGAGCAGGCCGCCAACGTGCTGGTCACCGTAAAAAAAGACCAATACCGTGAAAAGGGTCTGCAGATGCCTCCGGAAGAAGAGGAGCAGATGCGCCGCACCATACTCGAAAAATACGAAAGGGAAGGTTCGGCTTATTACAGCACCGCTAGGCTGTGGGACGACGGCATCATCGACCCGGTACAAACCCGTCAGGTGCTGGCCATGGGCATTGCCACTTCGCTGAACAAACCTTTTGACCCACCACAATTTGGCGTTTTCAGAATGTAA
- a CDS encoding enoyl-CoA hydratase/isomerase family protein, whose amino-acid sequence MHTIKLYEKGAVSTVWLNRPDKHNAINPVMMKELTEAFDQLSRLASVRVIILRGLGRSFCAGADLAYMQQMASYRAEDNERDAMVLAKLFERIYTCPKPVIALLHGAVYGGANGLAAASDIVLADIDTRFAFSEVKLGITPATISPYVIGRCGEAAARDLMLTGRVFDAQEAKEFRLVNQIFTSETVNQVLDMYTGNLLHAAPGALAECKQLINDIARRNIPETEVLPDTARRIARQRASEEGQEGLKAFLEKRNPNWLIDIE is encoded by the coding sequence ATGCATACCATCAAGTTATACGAAAAGGGCGCTGTTTCCACCGTATGGCTCAACCGGCCCGACAAACACAACGCCATCAATCCGGTCATGATGAAAGAACTCACAGAGGCCTTTGATCAGCTGAGCCGGTTGGCTTCCGTTCGGGTGATCATCCTGCGAGGTCTGGGCCGGTCGTTTTGTGCAGGTGCCGACCTGGCTTATATGCAGCAAATGGCCAGCTACCGCGCTGAGGATAACGAGCGCGATGCGATGGTTCTTGCCAAACTTTTCGAACGCATCTACACCTGCCCGAAACCGGTGATAGCCCTGCTTCACGGTGCGGTGTACGGCGGTGCCAACGGTCTGGCTGCTGCCAGCGACATTGTGCTTGCCGATATTGACACCCGTTTTGCATTTTCCGAAGTCAAGCTGGGCATCACACCGGCTACCATCTCTCCTTATGTGATCGGACGTTGTGGCGAAGCTGCCGCGCGCGACCTCATGCTGACCGGCAGGGTGTTCGACGCACAGGAGGCCAAAGAGTTCAGGCTTGTAAATCAGATATTTACCTCCGAGACAGTAAATCAGGTCCTCGACATGTACACCGGCAACCTGCTGCACGCCGCACCCGGCGCCCTGGCCGAATGTAAACAACTGATCAACGACATCGCCCGCAGGAATATACCTGAAACCGAAGTATTGCCCGACACGGCCCGCCGTATTGCCCGCCAGCGGGCATCGGAGGAAGGGCAGGAAGGGCTGAAGGCATTCCTGGAAAAAAGAAACCCCAACTGGTTGATTGATATCGAATGA
- a CDS encoding acetyl-CoA carboxylase biotin carboxylase subunit — protein MSSILFRKVLIANRGEIALRIMRTLRRMGIASVAVFHELDREAPFVRRADESYLLGDGTLAETYLNLEKILDLAQTCGADAIHPGYGFLSENPAFPEACAARGITFIGPDAQAVRLMGNKIEARRLAIENGLPVTKGYTGTAEELLSKAELLPYPVLVKAAAGGGGKGMRIVVNQSQLEDVLVATSREAAAYFGDGTVYVEQYVSEPRHVEIQILADHHGHVVHLFERECSIQRRYQKIIEESPSPGLNAQTRKAMGEAAVALCRAIGYRNAGTIEFLLDNNQQFYFLEMNTRIQVEHPVTELVTGIDLVEEQLHIAGGKPLRFTQNDLRQQGHAIECRIYAEDPEQNFMPSPGRIVAYEAPAGDGIRVDSAIEGPANISSMFDPMISKLIVWAPDRKLAIAKTTHSLKNFFIAGISTNIPFLLTMLGEDDFQQNSISTAYTDRNLARLAEKMADARQQSDIVPALAAGLCIFLFSPADGNTLWHRIGYWRLLPEIRLTHNGLTHKAYLLKRNSQSLDIELDGNRMRIGQIALDADAVSFEIQDRHYRCPYFRQEQNSVLIQCEGWQHELVFADMLPPSVDHGAELETSGGQGYVSPMPGKVISINVKEGETVNRGTVMIVIEAMKMENNIVSTGPATVKKIFVKVGDMVDTKTQLVDIEETT, from the coding sequence ATGAGCAGCATTTTATTCCGTAAGGTACTGATCGCCAACCGCGGTGAGATTGCCCTCAGAATCATGCGCACACTCCGGCGCATGGGCATTGCTTCGGTGGCTGTTTTTCACGAACTCGACCGTGAGGCTCCGTTTGTGCGCCGGGCCGACGAATCTTATCTGCTGGGCGATGGCACGCTGGCAGAAACCTACCTCAACCTGGAAAAAATTCTCGACCTGGCTCAGACCTGTGGAGCTGATGCCATCCATCCCGGCTATGGATTCCTGTCGGAAAATCCGGCCTTTCCCGAAGCCTGCGCTGCCAGAGGGATAACGTTCATCGGTCCTGATGCACAGGCGGTCAGGTTGATGGGCAACAAAATAGAAGCGCGCAGGCTGGCCATCGAAAACGGACTGCCCGTGACCAAAGGATATACCGGGACTGCGGAAGAACTGCTTTCGAAAGCCGAACTTCTGCCGTATCCGGTGCTCGTAAAGGCTGCAGCCGGAGGCGGCGGAAAAGGTATGCGGATTGTTGTCAACCAGAGCCAGCTCGAAGATGTGCTGGTAGCCACATCGCGCGAAGCGGCAGCCTATTTTGGGGACGGAACGGTGTATGTGGAGCAATATGTTTCGGAACCGAGGCATGTGGAGATTCAAATTCTGGCAGACCACCATGGCCATGTGGTGCACCTGTTCGAAAGGGAGTGCTCTATCCAGCGGCGCTACCAGAAAATCATCGAAGAATCGCCCTCGCCCGGCCTGAATGCCCAAACACGCAAGGCCATGGGCGAAGCTGCAGTAGCCCTTTGCCGCGCCATAGGCTACCGCAATGCCGGCACCATCGAATTTCTGCTCGACAACAACCAGCAGTTCTATTTCCTCGAGATGAATACCCGGATTCAGGTGGAACACCCTGTAACAGAACTTGTTACAGGTATTGACCTGGTGGAAGAGCAATTGCATATCGCCGGCGGTAAGCCCCTGAGGTTTACGCAAAACGACCTCCGCCAGCAGGGCCATGCCATCGAATGCCGCATCTATGCCGAAGACCCTGAGCAAAATTTCATGCCATCGCCCGGCAGGATAGTGGCTTATGAAGCTCCGGCCGGAGATGGTATTCGTGTGGACAGCGCCATCGAAGGGCCGGCAAACATTTCGAGCATGTTCGATCCGATGATCAGCAAACTGATAGTTTGGGCACCCGATCGCAAGCTGGCCATCGCAAAAACCACACACAGCCTGAAGAACTTTTTCATCGCCGGCATCAGCACAAACATTCCATTTTTGCTGACCATGCTTGGGGAGGATGATTTTCAGCAGAACAGTATCAGCACCGCCTACACCGACCGCAACCTTGCCCGTTTGGCTGAAAAAATGGCCGACGCGCGTCAGCAATCGGACATTGTACCAGCCCTGGCAGCCGGCCTATGCATTTTCCTCTTTTCGCCTGCCGATGGCAACACCCTCTGGCATCGGATTGGCTACTGGCGGTTGCTGCCCGAAATCAGGCTGACACACAACGGCCTCACCCACAAAGCTTACCTCCTTAAACGAAACTCGCAATCGCTTGATATTGAATTGGATGGAAACAGGATGCGGATTGGGCAGATTGCCCTGGATGCAGATGCGGTGAGCTTCGAAATACAGGACCGGCACTACCGCTGTCCTTATTTTCGTCAGGAGCAGAATTCCGTTTTGATCCAATGCGAGGGTTGGCAACACGAGCTTGTCTTTGCTGACATGCTGCCCCCGTCGGTTGATCATGGAGCTGAACTGGAGACATCTGGAGGGCAAGGTTACGTTTCGCCCATGCCTGGTAAGGTGATAAGCATCAACGTGAAGGAAGGTGAGACGGTGAACCGCGGCACCGTGATGATTGTTATAGAAGCCATGAAGATGGAAAACAATATTGTGTCCACAGGCCCGGCCACTGTTAAGAAAATCTTCGTGAAAGTTGGTGATATGGTTGATACCAAAACACAACTTGTTGATATTGAAGAAACAACATAA
- a CDS encoding acyl-CoA dehydrogenase family protein: MNFDLSEEHQLIRQTVRDFAEREIRPVAQELDEKEQFSVELTRRMGELGLFGMNLPPEYGGQGLDTLSYIIAVEELARVDGSQAATLAAHNSLGIGPLYYYGTEVQKQKYLPQLCTGQALWSFGLTEPEAGSDSRGSKTTAVLDGDTWVINGSKIFITNGSSEINIGCTVQAVSGVDAQGKKIFSTILVEKDTPGFTRQTMHNKMMWRASDTSQLFFDNVRVPKENLLGEIGQGSKIMLATLDAGRLSIAAMGLGAAQGAYEMALAYAKERKQFGQPISRFQAIAFKLADMALKIELARNLLYKACWLKDQGRPFGMEAAMAKLYCSEIAKEVTDEAIQIHGGYGLMKDYQVERFYRDQRLLQIGEGTSEIQRLVISRHIGC, encoded by the coding sequence ATGAATTTTGATCTTAGCGAAGAACATCAGCTGATCAGGCAAACGGTACGCGACTTTGCCGAGCGCGAGATACGTCCGGTGGCACAGGAACTTGACGAGAAAGAGCAGTTTTCTGTTGAGCTTACCCGCCGCATGGGCGAGCTGGGCTTGTTTGGCATGAACCTGCCTCCGGAATATGGCGGGCAGGGGCTGGATACGCTATCCTATATCATTGCAGTTGAGGAACTTGCACGTGTTGATGGATCTCAGGCAGCAACCCTTGCCGCCCACAACTCGCTGGGAATCGGACCATTGTATTACTATGGTACCGAAGTACAAAAACAGAAATATCTTCCGCAATTGTGCACCGGACAAGCCCTGTGGAGCTTCGGGCTTACCGAACCCGAAGCCGGAAGCGACTCGCGCGGATCGAAGACCACCGCTGTGCTTGATGGCGACACCTGGGTGATCAACGGATCGAAGATATTTATCACCAACGGTTCGTCGGAAATCAATATCGGATGCACCGTGCAGGCAGTTTCGGGTGTGGATGCGCAGGGCAAAAAGATCTTCTCTACCATCCTGGTCGAAAAAGACACACCGGGATTCACCCGCCAGACCATGCACAATAAGATGATGTGGCGGGCAAGCGACACATCGCAGCTTTTTTTCGACAACGTCAGGGTGCCCAAAGAAAACCTGCTGGGCGAAATAGGCCAGGGTTCGAAAATCATGCTGGCAACCCTCGATGCCGGGCGACTCAGCATTGCAGCCATGGGATTGGGTGCAGCCCAGGGTGCTTACGAGATGGCACTCGCCTATGCCAAAGAGCGCAAACAGTTTGGCCAGCCCATATCACGTTTTCAGGCCATTGCATTCAAGCTGGCCGATATGGCATTGAAAATTGAACTCGCACGCAACCTGCTTTACAAAGCCTGCTGGCTGAAAGACCAGGGCCGCCCCTTTGGAATGGAGGCGGCCATGGCCAAGCTGTATTGCAGCGAAATAGCCAAAGAAGTGACCGATGAAGCCATCCAGATTCATGGCGGCTATGGACTGATGAAAGACTACCAGGTGGAGCGTTTCTACCGCGACCAACGCCTGCTTCAGATTGGCGAAGGCACATCTGAAATACAGCGCCTGGTCATCTCGCGCCACATCGGCTGCTAA
- a CDS encoding cation transporter: protein MKIKVLAIALVCLAALHLPLSAQQAAQKESKFETVSIQTSAVCGMCKERLEKNLALERGVRAVSLDNETKIITIEYRKGRNSKEGLKKAITKIGYDADEMPADKKAHDRLPACCQKGNEPH, encoded by the coding sequence ATGAAAATCAAAGTTTTGGCAATTGCCTTGGTTTGTCTTGCAGCATTGCATTTACCGCTCAGTGCCCAGCAGGCTGCTCAAAAGGAATCAAAATTTGAAACAGTAAGCATCCAGACCTCCGCGGTTTGTGGGATGTGCAAGGAGCGGCTCGAAAAAAATCTGGCTCTTGAAAGGGGGGTACGTGCTGTAAGCCTGGACAATGAAACCAAGATCATCACGATCGAGTACCGCAAAGGGCGCAACAGCAAGGAAGGTTTGAAGAAAGCCATCACAAAGATCGGCTATGATGCCGATGAGATGCCGGCCGACAAGAAGGCGCACGATCGCCTGCCTGCCTGTTGCCAGAAGGGTAATGAACCCCACTAA